The genomic window GATGTATGAAATTCTCTCAGAGCTTGAAATGGATAGAGATACTTATCGAGTAAATTTTTCTATTGCAAGGGGATTGGGGTATTATACAGGTATTGTGTATGAGACTACATTGAATAGGTTAAAAAGCTTAGGCAGCGTATGTTCCGGGGGAAGATATGATGATTTAACAAGAACTTTTTCTAAGGAAAAATTAAGTGGGGTTGGAGCATCAATAGGGATAGATAGACTTTTGGCAGGACTTGAAGAATTGGGTTTATTGAGTGGAAAATCAACGAGTGCTCGTATTTTGATTGTTTGTATGCAGGAAGCTTATTTTGCTTTTGCCCATAAGCTTGCAGAATCTTTTCGTCGGAGCACAGTAGCAACAGAAGTCTATCCTGAAGTCAATAAGCTTAAAAAACAATTTAGTTATGCCCACGCTAAAGGCCATGAGTTTGTTGTAGTGATTGGAGAAAATGAATACATAAGCCAAACAATCACACTTAAAAATATGACTTCCGGGATGCAATTGGATGGATTGAGTTTCCTTAAAGCGCTTGAAATTGTTAGAGAATAAAAAATTTATTTTGGTAAAAGAGTTATGAGAGTGATTTCTGAATGAGTTCCTATTCTCATGGGTGGTCCCCAAAATCCTGTTCCTTGATTGACATATAATACTTGATGAGAAGAAAGTTTATGTAATCCCATTAGATAGGGCTGTTGCAACAAAACTGCCAAACCAAAAGGGAAAATTTGCCCTCCATGTGTATGCCCACTTAGAATAATATCGATAGCTTTATCTTGGGTTTGATGAATAATTTTTGGTTGATGAGAGAGCAAAATAGTAGGGACATGGGAGTTTTGATTTAAGAGTGCTTCTTGGAGATTAGGGCGCAGATACCCCAGACGATTGCCCATAAAATCTGTAATACCTGCTATATTAATAAGTGGTTTATTTTCTTGGGTAATGGTAATATTTTGATTGATAAGGACATGAAACCCCAGATTTTCCATTTTTTGGACAATATTGTCAATATCATAAAAGTATTCATGATTGCCCAACACATAATAAACACCATAACTTGATTTTAGATTTTTGAGTTCTTCGACAGTTTGGATTACATTTGATGATTTTGTATCTATGATATCCCCTGTGAGGACGATAATGTCAGGATTTTGTTCGTTGGTGATTTGGACAATTTTTTTAACATAATCTTTTTGTATTAATCCCCCAATATGGATATCGCTTAATTGGACAATTTTTAATGGAAAAGTTAAATTAGCAACATAGATAGAGATTTTTTTTAGAATTAGTATTGATTGGGCGTTGTAGATACCATAGCCAATATAAAAGATGGAAAGA from Helicobacter sp. 11S03491-1 includes these protein-coding regions:
- a CDS encoding metallophosphoesterase, with the translated sequence MQDTPQIIQMQTHLFPFLISIVFLILHFVVYRGLFYQLSHSKIVKNCLKFLMIINFIGSVCYLFLKQYSSLPQWIYFLLSLSIGIIFSLFIATVVYQFLAFFIRFIIRKNRQIIYTRYLQELFILLSIFYIGYGIYNAQSILILKKISIYVANLTFPLKIVQLSDIHIGGLIQKDYVKKIVQITNEQNPDIIVLTGDIIDTKSSNVIQTVEELKNLKSSYGVYYVLGNHEYFYDIDNIVQKMENLGFHVLINQNITITQENKPLINIAGITDFMGNRLGYLRPNLQEALLNQNSHVPTILLSHQPKIIHQTQDKAIDIILSGHTHGGQIFPFGLAVLLQQPYLMGLHKLSSHQVLYVNQGTGFWGPPMRIGTHSEITLITLLPK